The nucleotide sequence CAGCACGATCAGCGCCCCCACGCCGAGGCCCGCGATCACGTCGCGCGTGCTGGCGCGGAACGCCTTGTCTTTGAAGCACCAGATCAGCAAGGCCGCGCCCAGCAGCGCCGCCACGATCGGCCGGTCGATGCCGGCAAGCGTCGGCAGGCTTTGATCGGCGAAACCGAGCGCGCGCAGATCGAGATTGAGGCGTTCCCACGTATTGACGCGCGCATAACCCACGATGCCGCGCAGCGTGGCGTAAGCCGCGATCCCCAGGATCAGAAGGACGACGACGCTTTTGAGATTGCCCGCCCCCGCGCGCACCAGATTGCGCTGGCCGCAGCCGCCGGCCAACACCATGCCGAAGCCGAACAAGGCGCCGCCGAAAATGGCGCCCAGCCAGCCGAGATTGGGGGCGAGGTAGATCGATCCGCGCAGATCGATGGCGCCCGCCGCGTGCAACGCGTTGGCGCCCAGCATCGCGATACCGATGGCGGCGATCCAGGCGCGCAGGCGGCGTTTGTCTTCCATCACCACGGCGTCGGAAATCGCGCCCATGGTGCAGAAATTGGTGCGCTGGGCCAAAGCGCCGAACGCCGTGCCGGCGGCGAGCCCGGCGATTGCGACGACAAGATGTATCGGAAGATCCTGCATAGGCCGGGCAATCTATCGCTTGAAGCCCGCGGCTTCAAAGCCGTAATGTCCCGCCCCATGTCGACGACCGAACTCGATGTCAAAGGGCTGAATTGTCCCTTGCCCGTGCTGCGGGTCAAAAAGGCGATGGCGGGCCTGCCCGCCGGCGCCACGCTCAAGGTTTTCGCGACCGATCCAGGTGCCGTGAAGGATTTCGAGGCGTTCTGCAAGACGACCGGCAACGTCCTCAAATCGTCTTCCGAAGCCGATGGGGTGTTCGTCTTCGAGATCGGCAAGGCCGGTTGAACCGCGCCCTCTCCCGCGAAGGTTTCTGGCTGCTTTTGACGCTCGCGTTTTTCTGGGGCGTCAATTGGCCGGCGATGAAGTTCTCGGTGTTGGAACTCCCGCCATGGGTGTTCCGCGTTCTGTGCGTCTATATCGGCGCCGCCGGTCTGTTCGCCATCGCGTGGCGTTTGCGGCTGGATTGCCGCATCCCGCCGGGGCGGCTGGGGCAATTGGCGCTCGCCGGATTTTTGAACGTGACCGTCTGGCACGTTTCCACCGCCTATGGCTTGCAGCATGTCGAAGCGGGGCGCGCGGCGCTGATCGCTTTCACCATGCCGATGTGGGTGTCGCTGTTCGGCGCGCTGTTCCTGGGCGAGGTCTTCGACCGGCGCCGCGCTTTGGCGCTGGCGTTCGGCGGGGCGGGGTTGATGCTGCTGGCGTGGCCCGCGTTCGCGGGGCTTATCGACCGGCCGATCGGCTTGGCGCTGATGCTGGCGGCGGCGATCGGCTGGGCGACGGGCACCGTCTATACCAAGCAAGCGAAGTTCCCGATGCCGGCGGTGACGCTGACCGCGTGGCAATTGCTGTTCGGCGGCTTGCCGCTGATCGCGGGGTTGCTCTGGTTCGATCTGCCCGGCGGTCTTTGGCCGGCGGGCGGGCTGACGCTGCAGGGCTGGCTCGGTTTCGGCTACGCGGCCACCGTGCCGATGATCTATTGCCATTGGGCGTGGTTCCGGGCGCTCGAAATTCTGCCCGCGTCGATGGCCTCGCTCGGGCTGCTGGCCGTGCCGGTCGTGGGTGTGGCGTCGTCGGCGTGGCTGACGGGCGAGCGTTTCGCCGCCCTCGACTATGCCGCGATGGCCGCGATCATGGCGGCACTGTTCTTGGCGCTGGTACCGCCTAAAACTATCGCCGCCGGTTGACCCACAGCAAAATCGCGATCGCCAGCACGAAGGCGCCCAGCATCGCGAATTGGAAATGCGACGCGAGTTCGCCGAACGCCGTTTCCAGCGCGTGGCCGAACACATAGCCCCCGCCCGCGAACAGCATCGCCCAGACGAACGCCGCGATGAAATTCAGCACCGCGAAGCGCAATGGGTTGATGCGCGCCAAGCCCATCGCGAAGGACGCGAAGTTCCGCACGCCATAGATGAAGCGGAAGGTCAGGATGAACCAGGTGTCGTAACGTTCCAGCCAGCCCATCGCGCGTTCCACACCGGGCTTCCAGGCGGGCTTGCGGGCGAGCAGCTTCACGCCATAGGTCCGGCCGAGCCAAAACCACAATTGATCGCCGCAGAAGCTGCCGAACCACGCGGCCAGCAGCAGCGGCAGGAAGGCGATCTTTTCCTGCTGCGCCGCGGCACCCGCGAAGATCACGAAAGTCTCGCCTTCGAAGAAGGTCCACAGAAACGTCGCGGCATACACCAGCGCCCCGTATTCCGCGATAAGCCGATCGACGTCCAACCTCGGGCGCTCCCTTGCGCGATGTGGTATAGTCACCACATACCCTAAGGAAGGGCGGAGAGGAACCGATGCGACGTTTTCTTGTTCTTGTGACGGCGGCTTTTCTGGCCACGGCCACGGCGCCGGCTTGGGCCGAGGATACGCGACCCAATTCGACGCCGCCCAAGGCCAATCCGGACGCCGATAAGCTCAACGCGCGCAATCCGAACGTTTTCCACGCCGGACCCGGCAAGCCGCTGGAAGGCAGTGTTTACGTGTCGCCGTCGCGCATTCCGAAGCCGGACGCGAAGAAGTAAGCGGATCGCCCGCCGGTCAATCGGCGATTTGATTGCACTCGGTGCTGCCGCCCAGCGTGCGCACGCAGGCGAATTTGGCGTTCGGGTCGGGCTTGGCTTCCTTCGGCTCGTCCATGTAGCGCTCGCGCAGATCGCACATGATCTTACGGTCGCCGGTCGTCCACATACCGTCGCAGGCGCCGGGCATGAAATGCGGCCCGATGATCGCGGTGGTCATGATCACCCCCGGGCCGATCACCGTATTGACCGCCCTCTCGTAGGGCTTCAGATAGGTCATCACCTTGTTCGGCGCGTTCGACAATGGCGGGTTGCCTTGGAACGACGTCGTTTCGCCGCAGGCGCCAAGGGCGGCGGCGAGCAAGGAAACGGTCAGCAGGGCGGTCGGGCTCTTCATGGGATAACTCCAATACCCATAAAATTTGAACCAAATTTACTAATTATCGGTGAAGACGGCAAGAAATCACCTAACGCACTGATTAGGCTTTAACTTTCGTCGCTTGGGCGATCTTGCGGGCTTCCCCATCGCCCAAATCCCAATACAGACCGGCCATCAAGCGCAGCCCTTCGCGGGCGACCTCCGGCAGGATGTGCTCGTTGGGCGCGTGCTGGGAACACGCCGGATAGGAATGCGGGACCCAGACGGTCGACAGGCCCAGCGTGTCGCTGAACACGTCGTTGGGCAGCGACCCGCCGAGATTGGGCAGGATCGCCGGTTTCTTGTTGCTGGTGCGGCGCATGGAATCGACCGCGAACTTCACCCACGGGTGATCGGGGTCGAGCCGCGTGGCGGCGAACAGCACGTCGCGGGCTGAGGCGATCTTCACGAACGGGAAACCGTGGCGATCCAGATGCCGGCGCAAGGCCGGCAGAATCCCGTGCGGATCGACGCCGACGACGAAGCGCAACTGGCAGCGCGCCCAGGCACGCGGCGGGATCGCGTTCACGGGATTGCGCGGATTGCCGGTCTCGTAGGCCAGCACTTCGAACGAGCACCAGCCGAACACACGCTCGGACGGCGTGAGGCCCGGCTCGCCCCACCATTCCTCGATCGCCGGGCCGTCTTCGCCGCCATCGACTTCGCAATCGGCCAGCGCCCGGCGCACGGACTCGGGCAATTCGTTCGGCACCCATTCGGGAATGCGGATCTGACCGGTCGGGCCCGCGATGGTCGCAATCGCGTGGGCGAGCTGTAGGCCGGGATTCGAGATCAACCCGCCCCAATTGCCCGAATGGTGGCCACCCTCGCGCGCGTCGATCCAAATGTCGAAATTGAACGCACCGCGCGAGCCCAGGAAGATCGTCGGGCGTTCGGCGCGCAAGCGCGGCCCGTCTGACGCCAGCAACATATCGGCGGCGAACAGCGCCTTGTTGTCCTCGCACACTTCGCGCAAGCCCGGCGATCCGGTTTCCTCGCCCATCTCGATCAGATACTTCGCGTTGAAGCCCAGCTTGCCGCGCGTGGCGAGCACGGCCGCAAGGGCCCCGATATTGATCGAGTGCTGTCCCTTGTTGTCGGCGGTCCCGCGCCCGTACCAGCGATCGCCCTCGTCCTTCAATTCCCAAGGCGACAGGCCCGCGCGCCATTGATCTTCCAGGCCCCGGATCACGTCGCCATGGCCATAGCCGAACACGGTGGGCAGCGACGGGTCTTCAATGCGGCTCGCCAGCAGGAACGGGCCCTTCGCTTTGGCGTGGGTCAAAATGCGGCAATCGAAGCCGAGCTTCGATAGCGTGGGCACCATCTCGGCTTCCAGATAGCGCGCGAGCTCGCCGGCCCGTTCCGGGTTCTGGCTTTCGGTCTTGAACGCGACGCGCCTTGCGAGATCGGTCTTGAAATCGCCCCGATCGAAATAGGTTTCGGCGGCGGCGATGGCGGCTTCGCGGGTCATGGCATGCGTGTCCTGGCTGAAGGTCACGCCATCATGCGCCGTGGCCGAGCTACACGGCAACCGAATGCTTCGCCTTGCTGTTGTCGAGGTATTGATCGAAGCACGACGCGACCACGCGCACGAAGTTCTGCGCGGGCTCGGGGATGCGCAAGTTTGTGCCGTCGACCGTGACCAAGCCGCCGCGCACCATGAAATCGAGCCGGCCGAGTTCGTCGCGGAAATGGTCGAGCGCGTGGCTCGACGCATTGTGCGCCCGGCAAACCGCGTCGAGATCGACTTCCATATCGCACATCAGCCGCTCGATGACCGCGCGGCGCAGGCGATCCTCGTCGGTGATCTGGATGCCGCGCACGACGGGGACGAGATCGCGTTCGACCGCCTCGCGCCATTGATCGATCCGCGTATGGTTTTGCGCGTAGCCTTGCGCATAGGCCGAAATCGCCGACGGGCCGAAGCCGATCAGCGCATCGGCCATATCGGTCGTATAGCCTTGGAAATTGCGCCGCAGCCTTCCTTCGCGTTGGGCCCGCGCCATCTCGTCGTCGGGATAGGCGAAATGATCGATCCCGATGCGCGTATAGCCGCGCGCGGCCAAGCGCTTGTGCGCGGCCTCGACCAACGTCATGCGCTCGCGCATGCCGGGCAGGCCTTCGGGCTCCAGCAATTTCTGATGCGGCTTCATCCACGGCACATGCGCGTAGCCGAACAGCGCGATGCGCTCGGCCCCCAACTCGGTCGATTGGTCGATCGTCGCTTCGATCGTTTCGGCGGATTGGTGCGGCAGGCCGTAGATCAAATCCATGCCGATCTGCGCGATGCCCGCCGCGCGCAATTTGGCGAGCTTCTCCGCGACCAGTTCGAAGGGCTGGATGCGGTTGATCGCCTGCTGCACGCGAAGATCGAAATCCTGAATGCCGAGATTGACGCGGGTGACACCCGCTTCCTTCAGCGCTTGGATCTGCGCATCGTCCAGCGTGCGCGGGTCGATCTCGATCTCGAAGCGCGTATCGGAATCGAAGCGGAAGGAGTCGCGCAAGACCCGCGCGAGAGAAGCGAGATCGGCGGCGTTCAGCGCGTTGGGCGTGCCCCCGCCCAGATGCACATGGCCCGCGCGTAGCTTGCGGCCGATCGCGCGGCGCGCCAGCGCGATTTCCTGCAGCAGCGTCTGGAAGTAATGATGGATCGGCCCGTATTTCGACGCGATCGAGGTATTGCAGCCGCAATACCAGCACAGCTTTTCGCAGAACGGCACGTGGATGTAGATCGACACGGGTTGCGTGTCGTCGATCGCTTCCATCCAACGGCTGGCGTGGGCCGGGCCGATCGCGGGCGAGAAATGCGGCGCGGTCGGATAGCTCGTGTAGCGGGGGACTTTGGCTTCGGCCAAAGTCAGGGCTTCGGGGGACAACATAATGTCCCTTGCTTAGGCCCGCCTTCGCGTCCGCGAAATGATTTGGGTCAATTCCGGCCGAAGAGTTCGCCCGCCGCCGCAAAGAATCCGTCGATAGCGGGCTGACGGCGGCGCTCGGCCAAGCAGGCGAGATATTCGCCCACGTCCAGTTCCGCATCGGAAAACGCCAGCTTGGCGAAGCGCGGATCGGGCGCGAGCTCTGATTCGAAAACCAGCCCGATGCCGAACCCGGCCGCGACCGCTTCGGCCACCCCTTCGCGCGTCGCGACTTCGACGGCGGGGCCCAGTTGCAGCCGTGCGGCGGCCAGCCCGGTCTCGAAACGCTCGCGCGT is from Alphaproteobacteria bacterium and encodes:
- a CDS encoding YeeE/YedE family protein, whose amino-acid sequence is MQDLPIHLVVAIAGLAAGTAFGALAQRTNFCTMGAISDAVVMEDKRRLRAWIAAIGIAMLGANALHAAGAIDLRGSIYLAPNLGWLGAIFGGALFGFGMVLAGGCGQRNLVRAGAGNLKSVVVLLILGIAAYATLRGIVGYARVNTWERLNLDLRALGFADQSLPTLAGIDRPIVAALLGAALLIWCFKDKAFRASTRDVIAGLGVGALIVLGWAITGVLGKDDFDPTPLASFTFVAPVGDTLFYAMFWTGTKINFGVSTVLGMLIGSAIAAKAAGEWRLESFRDANDFLRNAGGAILMGVGGVSALGCTVGQGITGLSTLAIGSFLAVAGIAGGAILALKYLEEGSLVAALKALVARG
- a CDS encoding sulfurtransferase TusA family protein, producing the protein MSTTELDVKGLNCPLPVLRVKKAMAGLPAGATLKVFATDPGAVKDFEAFCKTTGNVLKSSSEADGVFVFEIGKAG
- a CDS encoding DMT family transporter; the protein is MNRALSREGFWLLLTLAFFWGVNWPAMKFSVLELPPWVFRVLCVYIGAAGLFAIAWRLRLDCRIPPGRLGQLALAGFLNVTVWHVSTAYGLQHVEAGRAALIAFTMPMWVSLFGALFLGEVFDRRRALALAFGGAGLMLLAWPAFAGLIDRPIGLALMLAAAIGWATGTVYTKQAKFPMPAVTLTAWQLLFGGLPLIAGLLWFDLPGGLWPAGGLTLQGWLGFGYAATVPMIYCHWAWFRALEILPASMASLGLLAVPVVGVASSAWLTGERFAALDYAAMAAIMAALFLALVPPKTIAAG
- a CDS encoding DedA family protein, which gives rise to MDVDRLIAEYGALVYAATFLWTFFEGETFVIFAGAAAQQEKIAFLPLLLAAWFGSFCGDQLWFWLGRTYGVKLLARKPAWKPGVERAMGWLERYDTWFILTFRFIYGVRNFASFAMGLARINPLRFAVLNFIAAFVWAMLFAGGGYVFGHALETAFGELASHFQFAMLGAFVLAIAILLWVNRRR
- a CDS encoding M20 family metallopeptidase codes for the protein MTREAAIAAAETYFDRGDFKTDLARRVAFKTESQNPERAGELARYLEAEMVPTLSKLGFDCRILTHAKAKGPFLLASRIEDPSLPTVFGYGHGDVIRGLEDQWRAGLSPWELKDEGDRWYGRGTADNKGQHSINIGALAAVLATRGKLGFNAKYLIEMGEETGSPGLREVCEDNKALFAADMLLASDGPRLRAERPTIFLGSRGAFNFDIWIDAREGGHHSGNWGGLISNPGLQLAHAIATIAGPTGQIRIPEWVPNELPESVRRALADCEVDGGEDGPAIEEWWGEPGLTPSERVFGWCSFEVLAYETGNPRNPVNAIPPRAWARCQLRFVVGVDPHGILPALRRHLDRHGFPFVKIASARDVLFAATRLDPDHPWVKFAVDSMRRTSNKKPAILPNLGGSLPNDVFSDTLGLSTVWVPHSYPACSQHAPNEHILPEVAREGLRLMAGLYWDLGDGEARKIAQATKVKA
- the hemN gene encoding oxygen-independent coproporphyrinogen III oxidase, whose amino-acid sequence is MLSPEALTLAEAKVPRYTSYPTAPHFSPAIGPAHASRWMEAIDDTQPVSIYIHVPFCEKLCWYCGCNTSIASKYGPIHHYFQTLLQEIALARRAIGRKLRAGHVHLGGGTPNALNAADLASLARVLRDSFRFDSDTRFEIEIDPRTLDDAQIQALKEAGVTRVNLGIQDFDLRVQQAINRIQPFELVAEKLAKLRAAGIAQIGMDLIYGLPHQSAETIEATIDQSTELGAERIALFGYAHVPWMKPHQKLLEPEGLPGMRERMTLVEAAHKRLAARGYTRIGIDHFAYPDDEMARAQREGRLRRNFQGYTTDMADALIGFGPSAISAYAQGYAQNHTRIDQWREAVERDLVPVVRGIQITDEDRLRRAVIERLMCDMEVDLDAVCRAHNASSHALDHFRDELGRLDFMVRGGLVTVDGTNLRIPEPAQNFVRVVASCFDQYLDNSKAKHSVAV